The sequence CCAATCGGCTTCTTGCCCGACTGGTGCGTTTGATTTTTACCCCCCTTCGTACCGGCCTGTACCTTTCATTAGTTCCCCAATGAGTTTAAAAACCTCGCTCGACTGCGGGCACAAAGagtaaacaaatcaaacatctgGACTCCATGACAGCAGCTGCCTGCTGAGCAACAAAACCTGTGCATGCTATTAGGTAGAAacgttcatttttttttgcacatatcTGTGGATGTCCCAGGGGCAAAACAAAGAGACGAGTTTTAGGGATAAAAGACTATCTCTTCCATAGTGTAAATGAAAGGTTAGTGCGAGCAGCTGATGTGAAGTGTAAACCATTTCATCCTCTTCTCCCTGAATGATAGGGAGGCATCATCGCCCAGGAAAACCAGTGATTGAAAAATAGATTTCCAGGTTCTTACTGTGTATCAACTAAATAGAAACGAATGGTGAGTACAAATTTTTGCATGATTaaatgtgtgcaagtgtgtcgCATTTGAGTCATATATGGTATTTATATAATTACCCTCTATGAGAGGAAcagtctttttaaaggtgtgggAAAAAGCCATGCACCCTCTTGAAACATCGAATTCAATCATCAAGGGAGGTCGTGACTCTGGTCTGCTGCcattaagtgtttttgtttgtttgtttcgcGTTGTCTGCCCCCCCTTCACATGTCTCGTCCAGGCAACCAGTGCTAAGAGACCATCCCTACAGGGTCCTGTGCCACCTCCCCGCAAGAAGACAACCCCCAAACCAGAGCTGACAGAGGAGCAGAAGCAGGAGATCAGGGAGGCCTTTGAGCTGTTTGACACTGATGGATCTGGATTCATTGATGTCAAGGAGCTCAAGGTATTGTATTAAAACACTGATACCAGTCAACATGTGTCAAATGCAGGGAAACATGTTAtcgttttgtgtgtgtgtgtgtgtgtgtgtgtgtgtgtgtgtgtgtgtgtgtgtgtgtgtgtgtgtgtgtgtgtgtgtgttttattatttcattctcCCCTTTTCATCCACTGTTTCAGGTTGCAATGAGAGCCCTTGGTTTTGAGCCAAAGAAAGAGGAGATCAAGAAGATGATTGGTGAAGTGGATAAGGGCGGCACAGGGAAGATATCCTTTTCTGATTTCCTCGCTGTCATGACACAGAAAATGGTGAGGATCTGTGTCaagatataataataaataataataatactttatttatatagcactttccaATACAAGtaataaagtgcttcacagtgggcaataaaaacaagaagtgcaaagcaaaatgaagcgattaaaaataaatgaaacaaaagattaaaaaccctacaaacttataaaacagatccttaaaatcagagctcaaattaaataaaatcacacaataaaagtttTCCTGTTAAAAtttgtcttgagtaatgacataaaacacaggactgactccaaaagtctgatctcctctggcaggctgttacagagtgtaggagccctgactgaaaaagacctgtcccctttagttttcagtggggtccttggaaaagttaacagagcactgccagggGATCTCAGACCAtgtttgtagggggataaaagctcagatatatatagaggggcaagtccatgttgtgctttaaaagtcagtaaaataatcttaaaatcaatcctaaaatcaacaggcagccagtgtagatgagctaaaatgggggtgatgtgggcacATGGTTTCATTCCTGTTAAAAgacgagctgctgcattttgaactgcTTGAAGACGGTGGATTGATTTTTTACTAAGACAAGTGTAcagggaattacagtaatcgaGGCGGGAGGATATGAAGGCATGAATAAGTTTCTGAAGATCTTTTGCTGACATTAAGGACTTGACTTTGgatatatttctgagctgataaaaacaagactggacAACTTTTTTCACCTGTGGCTCAAAACACATTTGGATTTTTGGCTGAGGGTTTATGATATGTACTGTATCCACAGGGCTTGCAACATTaacattcttttatttatctctaATGTTAAAGggaatcactgttttttttgtttcagagcCTTCCAATTTATCAGTCCAATTTACAGTTCCCATTTACTTTACTTGCGTGTTTGCTTTGCTATCGCTTACCGAAACTCTGGGCCtacagtgtgttttattgaCTGCTAATGTCTGTatgtaatcaaatcaaatttgtACTGTGGCACTCTGTAATGTAAGCAAATTGTccaagtaattaaaaaaatcatagaTCATCTTAgggttttaaaaacagttttaagaaCTGCTCTCAAACTTTTCTGATTTTAGGCCGAGAAGGACTCCAAAGAAGAGATCCTGAAAGCTTTTCGCCTGTTTGATGACGACGAGACGGGTAGGATCTCATTCAAGAATCTGAAAAGAGTGGCTAAAGAGCTGGGAGAGAACCTAACAGATGAAGAGCTGCAGGTAAACCACATACTTTAGCAATGAAACAGAATGCTCATGAATGCTACCAAAGTAGCTGCATTTTCTTCTGCTGTTCTCACTTTAGCTTCCACtcatatattgtgttttttccctCAGGAAATGATTGATGAAGCAGACAGGGACGGAGATGGAGAAGTGAACCAGCAGGAGTTCCTGCGTATCATGAAGAAGACCTGCCTGTACTGATAGAAATGCATGACATCGGGGGAGCTGCTGGTGGTTTTACTTTGTGATGCTGCTCATAGATCTACTTCTACCTACAGCTTTGTCATTATTCATTATCGTGTCGTGtcatgtgttttcatttcaggttAAAGTTTAAAATCGTTCACTGAAGAGGAAATAGTTTAAGATGTATTACACTCTTTTGAATTATCTGGTAATCTTCCTTACATTTGCCAAAAACAGTAAGAGTACACTCGTTCTAGTTGGCAGTGGTGCATACCTTTATGAAGAATACATTAATATTCATGATAAAATGTGGGTCATTTGTTGTCAAGATATACTCAGTGCCTGCGTCAGTACAGTGACAAACAGTACAGTCCATTGCTTTGGTTTTTAGAGGGCAGTATGTACTTTCATGTTCAGACTTGTGTTCTATCTGGTTACTACACTGTTTCATGTTTTGGCTCATGTCTGCAGGTTTTCCAGACGCATGTTTAATTTTAGCCGTTTGTTAGCAGCACTGATGGTTTGGGAGTGCTGTCTCACCTCAGTGCTACCTGTGGATTTGTGCCTGTGCCTCTTTAAAGGGTTAATCATTACATCAGGGAAGCTGCCTGAATTTTGCTGACCTGTACTCCTTGCCCTCAAGGTCCACtgtcttatttttcttgtaGCATTGAGTATGTATCCCTCTGCTGATTATAGCTTTTCCTCTAAATGTTTTATATAATACAGTGACTTTAAAGACTAGATATACAGAGCTTATGTGTTTGAAATACGGATTAAATATATTGAAGCATTTAGTCCTGTCTTCTATCATTATTTATCTGTCTGTCATACTGTGAATAGCATATTCAAATCgtgattatattttattgctgcacagaaaacacacagtttgcatttgaaatgtaaataattAACATGAAGAGGATGTTTCCTTAGCATACAGAATCAGTCACCTAACCTTTTAATATCTCCATTCTGtgcttaaaagtggagacatgAAATGGATCATACCCTCTATTTTCCTGCAAtcacaaggttttttttaaccctcctgttatgctgcaggtcaaattgaccaattttaaagtaaaaaaaattgaaaaaaaaaaaaatgttaagagtattttttcactatgaaactgcttctgcttggcttaattagcgtgaacaacatataaaatgaaaatggttcatttcacacatttgctcccacctgcatgtttatattacatagatactgttcgcAGGTCAATTTGAGTCAAAGTGGAGTCTAAAAgtggtcagaagtgtcaaattctaaatgtttctttgcaactgtgtgacatgttTCACCCAAATccctttccaatgtacataaaaaacatttttaacatgaattctcataaaaaacgagtgaattgtcctcattgaactatgatctgtgagaattagaGAACActaatgcactaaatattgatttaaatggttagtaatggagttaataatgagatttaaaaaatataaattgggatttttggggttctgacacttttgaattattaaatatgCTCCGGGTCATGTTGACTCAGGAAGATTATCGTTGTCCcaaagaaatgaacataacaggagggttttgATACTAAGCAAGCTAAACCAGGGGGTGAATTAATTTttagcagagcactttgaatgACTGAAATGAAGTCTTTTGTCTATTCAAGTTTGCTGTGATGCTCTTTTAGCCATATAGACGTGAGAAGtgcttttgtttgtgtcttgaaACGTGATCAGTGCCTCTTCaacctgaaaataacagcaaattACTCCTTAATGTCCCGACAGGTGTATCAATCAAACCTCCATGTGCCCAAAGACGTTAAAGGATTCTTCAATAGCAGCACAGAAAGTCAGACGTAGGGTCACAGATATACTACTCTCCCTGGATATTAAAAGAACGGCATGCCAACTGCAAGAGCTGCTGAAAGAGAGATACAAACTCTAAAGTATAAccatttaaaatgaatttatATCAAAAGTTTTGCTTGATCAAGGTAGTCTGAAGCGCCAACCTGATGGGAGCAATTTAAATTGGTAGTACGATGGATGGGACGAATCCCCTGTAATGTCAAGGACTCATTTTAAGATTCAGTACATGCCTGTCTCACACCTGGTATCTGCAGCATCCTAATGATGTCCCAGTGGTAAGCAACACATCAGGAGAGAGGTTAGTCAAGTTGAGTCGTTTTTAGCAGATCAGTTATCAGGTACCGCGATTcatttaagttttatttataaGGATCGtaacaaaaacataacaaaacaagacaaatacataaataaaaacaggcagATGCTATCATACATTTTCCTTACCACAATGTGGATTCcctttgaaatgtatttcaagCATTAAATATACTGGGAATAACGTGGTACAAATCTCATCCCTCTCCACTGCCTGTGCTGCAAACACTAAAAAGTAAACTGACACACTTATGAACCTGAATTGGCTGTTGGGGCTCAGATTTTCCAGTAGCTGCAAACCCAGTCTATAAtcacatactgacaaatacagaAGACTAAAACAGAATGAATATAAACAATCACAGCAGCTCACTAATGTCAGACTTGTTAATTGATGTATTTTGAGAATCAGGTTTTCTTTGATCTCAGCTCTGACTGAGTTTAGTCTTGGAGGCAAAGTCAGCACTTAGCTTCCGCATCACTTCTGCGTGGCTTTGTCCGGCTAGTTCCTGACGCACAGTCCCGTAATTCTCTTTGACAAAGTTGGCAAAGGGCGTGGGAGCACGAGGCTTGGAAGGCGTTAGTAAAACAAGCTGTCCTGTGCAGAGAGCACACACGAACCTCTGTGTATCCAAGGACTTAGAATGTCGCCCGATCCTGTGGAGAAAAGTCCATTGATTCAATGTGATTAAATAACAACATGTGGTTAATAGTTTTGATTGAAATCTGAGGTCAGTTACGTACGAGTTCTTGCAGCGGGTGCACTGGTACTGGAATTTGTATTTGATTTCATAACTGTGGCAGCGAGTGACCATGGGCAGCTCAGGATGCGCCACTGTGGACTTGCGTGCATACAGCTTCCAGAAGTTTCCATGCCCATCTCTTACACCGTTGATCAGCCAGGTGGCAGCGTGACACATCTCATGAACCAGTGTGTCCCTGAGACGATCTTTGTGAGCAGAATGTGAAGACAAGTTTCTAACAAATCTTGACAGAGATTGCATTTTCACACAACATTCTGTATTTACAATGACATAAAATGAAATCGACTACTAGCTGAGAAGAATTACCTGCAGAATCACAGACTTTCACTGATAATTCAATGCGGGCATAGCggctccctccatctctctcctgccCTGTGACACAGTAACCAGCTGTTTTACGCATCTTCTTATTCCAGGTAACTGACATATTGGTGGGGAGCTAAATGTCATGAAGGGGAAAGAGAAGACACACATGTTAACAAGGCAATTTCAAGTATCTATAAATTCACAAGCAAATGGCAGATTTGACAGATTGCATGATTTCCCCAAAAATATGAATGTAGAACGAAAGAAAGCTTGTTCTTCACCTTATTGTCAAACACACTGGAGTTGTACAGCTTGAAAAGTTTGCTGGTGAgttcttctttgttttgcttAAAATTCCGGCCATAGTTGGCCCCAGGGTTTGACAAAGATTGCAAAAAGCACCCTGGGGTCTTACATAATGCTACCCTggatggagaagaagagggcAAATGAGAGGAGACAAATATCTGTGTATGAAATGGCAAAAAGCAAGTGACTAATGAAAGCTGTTGTATGCAaatgactaaataaataattattttttaaagtttcaacATTAAGTGGTTTTCATGTACCTGCTGGTTGGGCCAGCTCTGGGCTCTGTCTGACTTAGAGGGGGCTTTGAGATGGTGGGTTTTCCTGGTGTCTTCATTTGCCAAGGTGATTCTCCGAAGGGTTTAGAGGCTGGTATTGTGAGCCCCTTTACTGGAGGATGTGACACAGGAAGCTCCTTATTGCATTCTAAattcaaaggaaacaaaaaaaataattataccTCTAAGAAAACAAAATCTACACTTTGTTATAACGCGACAAACTGAAAACAATTCTTACCACTGGTGCTCCTGGGTGAGAACGGCGTGCCAGTGAGCTTGGTTTTCCTTTTCAGT is a genomic window of Notolabrus celidotus isolate fNotCel1 chromosome 8, fNotCel1.pri, whole genome shotgun sequence containing:
- the gcna gene encoding acidic repeat-containing protein isoform X2, whose amino-acid sequence is MNDDTCKLFQRVAKKMGWAADGGLDTAEQKLMTSIGKNRHSATSSYPPVDPSVSPVKFALSDSEDNSDKENQRSMGNNYRTKSLIESSDDDDFDQFLVGRATPKAQKSIQKPCSAVKKESSNIHVVSSDDDDGSFETFLHRVKTPIAKPKKISESGSEDSLKNFIVEDLSSDEDFIEPKLSFKVPKKSNTHTAQHLLRRPLSQCDSPVFVSDSDEDDDNIVVKSTWRTRHSKPKLPQKATKSDALLCDGEDSLPSRTLPSIPSPFTLPSHRTITSLASPKRTLSAPSKLEESESSEEEFTSLLERLKRKTKLTGTPFSPRSTSECNKELPVSHPPVKGLTIPASKPFGESPWQMKTPGKPTISKPPLSQTEPRAGPTSRVALCKTPGCFLQSLSNPGANYGRNFKQNKEELTSKLFKLYNSSVFDNKLPTNMSVTWNKKMRKTAGYCVTGQERDGGSRYARIELSVKVCDSADRLRDTLVHEMCHAATWLINGVRDGHGNFWKLYARKSTVAHPELPMVTRCHSYEIKYKFQYQCTRCKNSIGRHSKSLDTQRFVCALCTGQLVLLTPSKPRAPTPFANFVKENYGTVRQELAGQSHAEVMRKLSADFASKTKLSQS
- the cetn2 gene encoding caltractin — encoded protein: MATSAKRPSLQGPVPPPRKKTTPKPELTEEQKQEIREAFELFDTDGSGFIDVKELKVAMRALGFEPKKEEIKKMIGEVDKGGTGKISFSDFLAVMTQKMAEKDSKEEILKAFRLFDDDETGRISFKNLKRVAKELGENLTDEELQEMIDEADRDGDGEVNQQEFLRIMKKTCLY
- the gcna gene encoding acidic repeat-containing protein isoform X1, with product MRAEGNMNDDTCKLFQRVAKKMGWAADGGLDTAEQKLMTSIGKNRHSATSSYPPVDPSVSPVKFALSDSEDNSDKENQRSMGNNYRTKSLIESSDDDDFDQFLVGRATPKAQKSIQKPCSAVKKESSNIHVVSSDDDDGSFETFLHRVKTPIAKPKKISESGSEDSLKNFIVEDLSSDEDFIEPKLSFKVPKKSNTHTAQHLLRRPLSQCDSPVFVSDSDEDDDNIVVKSTWRTRHSKPKLPQKATKSDALLCDGEDSLPSRTLPSIPSPFTLPSHRTITSLASPKRTLSAPSKLEESESSEEEFTSLLERLKRKTKLTGTPFSPRSTSECNKELPVSHPPVKGLTIPASKPFGESPWQMKTPGKPTISKPPLSQTEPRAGPTSRVALCKTPGCFLQSLSNPGANYGRNFKQNKEELTSKLFKLYNSSVFDNKLPTNMSVTWNKKMRKTAGYCVTGQERDGGSRYARIELSVKVCDSADRLRDTLVHEMCHAATWLINGVRDGHGNFWKLYARKSTVAHPELPMVTRCHSYEIKYKFQYQCTRCKNSIGRHSKSLDTQRFVCALCTGQLVLLTPSKPRAPTPFANFVKENYGTVRQELAGQSHAEVMRKLSADFASKTKLSQS